One stretch of Musicola paradisiaca NCPPB 2511 DNA includes these proteins:
- the purB gene encoding adenylosuccinate lyase, with translation MASHLIDFLLIGNNFGTPEMRAVWSEQNRMTRQVDVEVALALAEGELGVIPQDAADAIARHADASTLNIESIAQDAARMKHSLMPTITAIQKQCGDAGEYIHYGVTTQDVVDTATVLQLRQSFDIVVRDTRLVARELKRLAKQYQYTPMTGRTHGMQALPTTFGFKLAVWLDEFVRHLQRLNEIRERVLVGNISGAICTYASFGELGPEIERQTLKRLGLNTPNIGWQSARDRFSEYASVAVLISGTLGKIGNELYNLMRTEINEIEEPFSEGKIGSTTMPHKRNPAALEGLASLTAPLFKSAALIHESMKVEHERDAMSWRAEWIALPEINIYLSAQLQNALGILRGMSVNEKQMRANLELQNGLLLSEKVMFEIGKRLGKQTAHHLVYECSMAAFEQNRHFKDVLLEHPVLASQLSADDLDAWLDPTNYLGSAPQKVDDVIRYADDSGLLAE, from the coding sequence ATGGCATCACATCTCATTGATTTTCTTCTTATTGGTAATAATTTTGGTACACCAGAAATGCGCGCCGTTTGGTCAGAGCAAAACCGGATGACCAGGCAGGTTGACGTAGAAGTGGCGCTGGCGCTGGCGGAGGGTGAACTGGGGGTTATCCCGCAGGACGCCGCTGATGCCATCGCCCGCCATGCCGACGCCAGCACATTGAATATCGAATCCATCGCGCAGGACGCCGCGCGCATGAAGCACTCTCTGATGCCTACCATCACCGCTATCCAGAAACAGTGCGGCGACGCCGGTGAGTACATTCATTATGGCGTGACAACACAGGATGTCGTGGATACCGCCACGGTGCTGCAGTTGCGGCAGTCATTCGATATCGTGGTGCGCGATACCCGTCTGGTAGCGCGTGAGCTGAAACGTCTGGCGAAGCAGTATCAATACACGCCGATGACGGGACGCACGCACGGCATGCAAGCGTTGCCGACTACCTTTGGTTTCAAGCTGGCGGTGTGGCTGGATGAATTTGTACGCCACCTGCAACGGCTTAATGAAATCCGTGAGCGCGTGCTGGTGGGCAACATCAGCGGCGCCATCTGCACCTATGCCTCCTTCGGCGAGTTGGGGCCGGAAATTGAACGCCAGACGTTGAAGCGTCTGGGGCTGAATACGCCGAATATCGGCTGGCAGTCCGCCCGTGACCGCTTTTCCGAATATGCCTCTGTCGCGGTATTGATCAGCGGCACGCTGGGCAAAATCGGTAACGAGCTGTACAACCTGATGCGTACCGAAATCAACGAAATCGAAGAGCCCTTCTCGGAAGGGAAAATCGGTTCCACCACGATGCCGCACAAGCGCAATCCCGCTGCCCTGGAAGGGTTGGCCAGCCTGACGGCGCCGCTGTTCAAAAGTGCTGCCCTGATTCACGAATCCATGAAAGTGGAGCATGAGCGCGATGCCATGAGCTGGCGTGCCGAGTGGATCGCATTGCCGGAAATCAATATTTATCTGTCGGCGCAATTGCAGAACGCGCTGGGTATTTTGCGCGGCATGTCGGTCAATGAAAAACAGATGCGCGCCAATCTGGAATTGCAAAACGGGTTGCTGCTGTCTGAAAAAGTCATGTTTGAAATCGGCAAACGGTTGGGAAAACAGACGGCGCACCATCTGGTGTACGAATGTTCCATGGCGGCGTTTGAGCAAAATCGTCATTTCAAGGATGTGCTGCTGGAGCACCCAGTGCTGGCGTCACAACTGAGCGCAGATGATCTGGATGCGTGGCTCGATCCGACCAATTATCTGGGCAGCGCGCCGCAGAAAGTGGACGATGTCATTCGCTACGCCGACGATAGCGGCCTACTGGCTGAGTGA
- a CDS encoding nuclear transport factor 2 family protein: protein MSVIIPVQEQFEAYNARDLARFIACYSDNFRAYRMPATSPFIEGKIVLEAFYCEQRFNNPALRAELLSRTVLGNKVFDHEKIYGIAPEPVESIAVFEVKDGLIVTAWFYFVD from the coding sequence GTGTCAGTGATCATCCCGGTACAGGAACAGTTTGAAGCCTATAACGCCCGAGATTTGGCAAGGTTTATCGCTTGCTATAGCGATAATTTTCGGGCCTACCGTATGCCGGCGACGTCGCCTTTTATCGAAGGGAAAATCGTGCTGGAAGCATTTTACTGCGAACAACGCTTTAATAATCCAGCGCTGCGTGCCGAACTGCTTTCCCGCACGGTGTTGGGAAACAAAGTGTTCGACCATGAAAAGATCTACGGCATCGCTCCCGAGCCGGTGGAAAGCATCGCGGTGTTTGAGGTGAAAGACGGTCTGATCGTTACCGCCTGGTTTTACTTCGTGGACTGA
- a CDS encoding amino acid ABC transporter substrate-binding protein, which translates to MKKIILSAFAFAAALLMAGCDSQKDDKVLRVGATGQSYPSAFKQDNKLVGFDVEVTETIAKDLNYKVEWVTADFSGLMGQLEAKKLDTIANVVAITPAREEKYNFSQPYSYYGSQIVTHKDNTGINTLDDLKGKTVAGVLGSNHVNNLKKAFADGSVNIRTYETRDGAMSDALAKRVDGYINSRPILLAEINKRNLPFKMVGSPLVVEKVGFPFQKDEKGNALRKQFDDELSKMRTDGRLKALSVKYFGEDITAG; encoded by the coding sequence ATGAAAAAAATAATCTTATCAGCATTCGCATTCGCAGCTGCTTTACTGATGGCGGGTTGTGATTCTCAAAAAGATGACAAAGTTTTGCGCGTTGGCGCAACCGGTCAGAGCTACCCCAGCGCGTTCAAACAGGACAACAAGCTGGTGGGGTTTGATGTGGAAGTGACGGAAACCATCGCTAAGGATTTGAATTACAAAGTTGAGTGGGTTACTGCGGACTTCAGCGGCCTGATGGGCCAACTGGAAGCCAAAAAACTCGATACCATCGCCAACGTGGTAGCCATCACCCCTGCGCGCGAGGAAAAATACAATTTTTCCCAACCTTACAGCTACTACGGCAGTCAGATTGTGACCCACAAGGATAATACCGGCATCAACACGCTGGATGATCTGAAAGGGAAAACCGTGGCGGGCGTTTTGGGTTCCAATCACGTTAACAACCTGAAAAAGGCGTTTGCCGACGGCAGCGTCAATATTCGTACTTACGAAACCCGCGATGGTGCGATGAGCGATGCACTCGCCAAACGGGTGGACGGTTATATCAACTCCCGCCCGATTCTGCTGGCGGAGATCAACAAGCGTAATCTGCCGTTTAAGATGGTCGGTAGTCCGCTGGTGGTGGAAAAAGTCGGCTTCCCGTTCCAGAAAGATGAGAAAGGAAACGCGCTGCGCAAACAGTTTGACGATGAACTGAGTAAAATGCGTACCGACGGCCGTCTGAAGGCGCTGTCTGTGAAATATTTTGGTGAGGATATCACTGCGGGCTAA
- a CDS encoding GNAT family N-acetyltransferase, with amino-acid sequence MSTIFRQVTLADDEAFLELALAAYAPVREMGIKFDAAYADIERIRFHIQHNGVYVMEKEGRFASSCSIRYPWGPEPGPFGLPHIGWFATHPDFKQQGLGRQMLDWLEQDILLEQLKAPAVSLGTAKNHPWLLEMYRNYGFKDVCQADLGKGHLTIFMEKVLDPQRYDQWKKKHPRAEI; translated from the coding sequence ATGAGTACGATATTTCGCCAGGTTACACTGGCGGACGACGAGGCGTTTCTTGAGCTGGCATTGGCGGCTTATGCGCCTGTGCGCGAGATGGGCATCAAGTTTGATGCCGCTTACGCGGACATTGAGCGGATCCGGTTTCATATTCAGCATAACGGCGTGTACGTGATGGAAAAAGAGGGGCGCTTCGCCTCTTCGTGTTCGATCCGTTACCCGTGGGGGCCGGAGCCGGGGCCGTTTGGATTGCCGCATATCGGGTGGTTCGCCACACACCCTGATTTCAAACAGCAGGGGCTGGGCCGTCAAATGCTGGACTGGCTGGAGCAAGACATTCTGCTCGAGCAGTTGAAGGCGCCGGCCGTATCGCTGGGAACCGCGAAAAACCATCCCTGGCTGCTTGAAATGTACAGAAATTATGGGTTTAAGGATGTGTGTCAGGCTGATCTGGGTAAAGGACACCTGACTATTTTTATGGAGAAAGTGCTCGACCCGCAACGTTATGACCAGTGGAAAAAGAAACATCCAAGAGCGGAGATATAA